The DNA segment TTTGATACTCTTTTAAAGCTGTGATTTGGGCTTCATTTAGGTCACGAGCAATGCGAATCAGTGAAGAAGAGTTGGGGCCTGCGGCTTGTAATTGTTTTTCTAATTCTGCTTTGGGGATATCTAGAATTTTCTCTAGAAGTGAACCAACTACCGACCACCCAGCTTTTGTATGTGCCATTGGCCACAGATATACAGAGCGAGGATAACGGGTACTAGCTAAAAGTTGGCCATGGCGATCAAAAATATTACCCCTTTCTGGTTGTTTGGGAATTATCCGCACTCGGTTAGCTTCTGCTCTGGAACGGTGTTTCGCTCCTTCGACAATTTGTAAGTATGCCAAGCGAACGCCTATTCCAGTGGTCATTAATAGGGTAAATGCAATTAAAAATACTGGCTGAAAATTGCGGCCGACGGTACGTATATCTTTTTTTCCGCCCAGTGGGGATGGTTTTAATAAAGTCATAAGACAAATAAATTTTCTAAACTAGTATTAATATGTATAGAATTATGCTAAATCTTTACTGGGTTTTGAGCAGCAAAGCGATCGCTCGACCGATTAACTGCCAATCAACCTTTATACTGCATAATTTGTCAGGAAGGAAAGGGTCTAATACCCCCACCCTAGCGAAATATCAAGGAAATACGTCTACATTTAGGTTGTATTTCAGTCGGGCTGGAAATCCCCCTGGGAAAAAGTCTTCAATTTGGAATTGTTGATTGATTCTCCAGGCCTAGCTAACTAATTATAAGTTTCAATAGACGGCATTCAAATGACAAACTAATCTCATATCAGAGCATTTTACTGAGAATTATGACTCAAACTGTCACCCAAAATCACCAAAAAACCACCACATCTCAACCCCTGGATGTTGAACTGCGTCATGTGTTCAAGTTTTTTAACAAAGAACCAGCAGTACATGGAGTCGATTTAGATATCAAACAGGGAGAATTCTTTAGTATTTTAGGCCCTTCTGGTTGTGGTAAGACCACCATCCTACGCTTAATAGCTGGGTTTGAAATGACGGACGCTGGTAAGGTATTGATTCAGGGTCATTTGATGAGTAATGTCCCTGCTTATCGCCGACCTGTAAATACTGTCTTTCAAAGCTATGCTTTGTTTAACCACATGAATGTGTGGGATAACATCGCTTTTGGACTACGCCTCCACAAAAAATTCTCCAAATCAGAAATCGCCACCAGAGTTAAAGAAGCTTTAATGCTGGTAAAAATGGAAAGTTTGCGATCGCGCTTTCCGAGTCAGCTCTCTGGTGGTCAACAGCAACGGGTGGCTTTAGCTAGGGCTTTAGTCAATCGCCCCGCTGTCTTATTGCTAGATGAACCTTTAGGGGCTTTAGACTTAAAACTGCGTAAAAATATGCAGGTAGAGTTATCGAATTTACATCAAGATTTAGGATTGACCTTTATCATGGTGACACACGATCAGGAAGAGGCTATGTCCTTGAGCGATCGCATCGCCGTGATGAATCAAGGCAAAATTGAGCAAGTCGGGACTCCTAGAGAAATTTACGAACATCCCCAAACGCCCTTTGTTGCGGATTTCATTGGTGACACTAATTTATTTAGTGGTGACATCACTAATGTGGAATCCTCAAGCATACAAATTCAGACGAAAACCGGACTCAAAATTACCATCGCCCGCACTCCAGAAACACCAACTGAATTATCTCAAGCCGTAGTGGTGAGTGTGCGCCCAGAAAAAATCCAACTTTCGCTATATCACCCTAGTGTGTTAACAAATTGCTTTGAAGCCCGACTGGGTAACGTCATGTATTTGGGAACCCACGTTAGTTATGTTGTGGAATTGACCAATGGTGAGAGGATCAATGTTTTGCAGCCCAATACCTTTGGCAATTTACCAGACCGTGATACACCTATTTATGCTTGGTGGACGGAAAGTGACTGTATAGCTTTATTAAATCCTTAGTTATGGCGAATAGACGGCAATTTTTACAAGCCTTGACAGCAGTTTCTAGTTTGTCGCTGGCTAGTTGTGGCTGGAGACTAGGTGATGTCAGGTCTGCAACGAATATTGACAGTGACCAATTGTATATTTACACTTGGACGCAATATGCTGATCAAGAATTACTCCAAGCTTTTACTAAGCAAACAGGTGTAAAAGTGCTGGTAGATGTCTATGATTCTAATGAAGTCATGCTAGCTAAACTTTTGGCTGGTGGTGGTGGTGCTTACAGCCTCATCTATCCATCTGACTATATGGTGCAGAAGATGCAGGAGCAGGATATATTAATCAAACTAAATAATCAGCGATTAAATGGTGCCGATAAATTATTTCCCCAGTTCCAAAATCCTAGTTATGACCTCAATAATCGCTATAGCATTCCCTTTAGCTGGGGAACAACAGGTTTAATTTACAATTCCGAAATCCTCAAAGATGCACCAGATGATTGGGATTACCTTTGGCAAAATCAAGAAATCCTCAATAAGCGAATGACACTGTTAAATGACCTTCGTGAGGTGATGGGAGCAGTATTACGAATGTTGGGTTATTCATACAACTCCACAGATAAAGATGAAATTAAACAGGCTTATGAAAAATTGTTAGAGTTGAAACCCGCGATCGCTGCCTTTAATACTGATGCTTGGCAAAACCAAATGCTAGCAGGAGATATAACCTTAGCAATGTGTTATTCAGTTGATGCTATTAAAGTGATTGCCGAAAATCCCCAACTCAAATATGTCATTCCTCGCAGTGGTTCTTCAATATGGACTGATGCAATTGTTATTCCTAAAACAGCGCCCAATATCGATGGAGCCTATGCCTGGATTAACTTTATTTTGCAACCAGAAGTATCAGCTAAAATTAGTCAACGCCTGAATATTGCTACTCCTAATAGTGCTGGTTTTGAACAATTACCAAATCAAATCAAGAATGACCGCAATTTGTTCCCCCCTGCCGAATTGTTAGCAAAATGCGAACGGATCATCCCTTTAAAAGATTTAGAAGATATTTATGAGCGTTATTGGACTCAATTGACTATTAATTAAAATCATAAATATATATTTTTTAAACTTATTATGCTGAAGAAAAATAGCCCTGATGAGTATATTTCCTTAGAGGAAAATCCAGATATAAACAAATTACAGCCACCTCAGAGAAGCTGGCTAAAACCCTTAGTATTACTTGCCCCTTCTGGTGTTTGGTTATTACTTTTGCTGGTGCTACCAACATTTTTAATTTTGCAGTTAAGCTTCGTACCCAACATTAGACCAGGAGAGATAGTCAATCCCAGTGGAATCGATAACTATATTCGGATAGTTGATCCTCTCTATCTGCAAGTGATTGGGCGATCCTTATGGTTAGCGATCGCCACCACAATAATTTGCCTGATCTTGGGCTTACCTGTCGCCTATTGGATTGCTCAAATAGCACCACAACGCTGGCGAAATTTGCTAATTTTAGGCTTTGTTCTGCCCTTGTGGACTTCCTCGCTGCTGCGTTCTTATGCTTGGATTACTATTTTACGTCCTACTGGCTTATTAAACAGCGTACTTAGCAATTTAGGCTTGCCCATTTTAGAATTACTTAACCGAATTCCAGCCGTATTAATTGGTATGAGCTATAGTTTATTACCCTATATGGTCTTAATTCTATATGCATCTTTAGAAAAGCTAGATAAGCGCTTATTAGAAGCAGCAGCCGATTTAGGTGCAAATGACATAGAAACTTTTTTTAAAGTCACCGTCCCCCAAATTTTCCCAGGAATTACTGCTGGTTCAATCCTGGTCTTAATCACAGCATTAGGGGATTTTATCAACCCGGAATTATTGGGTGGGGCTTCTAGTATGACAGCAGCACGGTTAGTTTATAACCAATTTCTGGGAGTTACTCAAAATTGGGGCTTTGGTTCAGCCTTGAGTATGACAATAATTTTGGCTGTGAGTATCGCGATCGCGCTTTTAATTAAGTTTGGTGAACTTAGGGATAATAGCTAATCCTGTAGTTCAATAATAATATATACAAGATTTACGCACAATTATGAAAAACCAATAGCAAAGGACAAATTCCCGTAGCCTCTCCCCTGGAGAGAAGAAATAAGAGTTTTAGAGAGTCATTGCGTAAGTCATCACATATTACCACATCAACAACAGAGATTGGCTACTAACCAAATTGATGAATAGAAAAAATATTTATTTCTTATTAGTTTTTGGATTAACAATCATCATATCTTTTTTAATTTACACTCAAATTCAAGCTGCCAAGAAACCTATTAAAGTGGGAATTCTACATTCTCTGAGTGGCACAATGGCAATTAGTGAAAAATCTGTTGTTGATGCCACCTTACTGGCTATTGAAGAAATTAATGCTCAAGGTGGTGTTCTGGGCAGAAAAGTTCAGCCAATTGTTGTTGATGGCGAATCTAACTGGCAGACCTTTGCTCAAAAAGCCGAAGAATTGATTGTACAAGAAAAAGTCGTTACCGTCTTTGGCTGCTGGACTTCTGCTAGTCGCAAAACAGTCAATCCTGTATTTAATAACTATAATCATTTACTGATTTATCCAGTACAGTACGAAGGACTAGAAAATTCGCCCAATATAGTCTATACAGGTGCAGCGCCTAATCAACAAATTATTCCAGCGGTTAAGTGGTCTTTTGATAATTTAGGAAAAAGATTTTTTTTGGTCGGTTCAGATTATATTTTTCCCCGCACAGCCAACGCCATTATTAAAGACCAAGTAACCGCATTACAAGGTGAAATTCTTGGTGAGGAATATATACTTTTGGGTAGTAAGAATGTTACAGAAGCCGTAAAAAAAATTAAACAAACTCAACCAGATATTATTTTAAACACTATTAATGGTGACAGTAATATTTACTTCTTCCAAGCATTGAAAAATGAGGGAATTACTGCCGATAAAATTCCTACCATTTCCTTCAGTCTGGCCGAAGAAGAATTACGTAATTTCTCGATTAAAGATATGGTAGGTAACTATGCAGTCTGGAATTATTTTCAGAGTATTGATAATCCCAGAAATCATGAATTTATCAAAAAATTTCAGCAAAGATATGGTAAAAATAGAGTCACATCTGACCCTATTGAAGCAGCCTATTTTGGCGTTTACCTCTGGGCGCAAGCAATTCAAGATGCAGGTACAGATAATGTCAATGCTATTCGAGAACATATCAAAGACCAAAGTTTCCTCGCACCAGAAGGTATTGTATATATAGACCCTGATAACCAACATACCTGGAAAACAGTGCGCGTTGGCAAAATCCAAGCCGACGGACAATTTGAAATTGTTTGGAACTCAGATAAACCAATTCGACCCCGACCTTATCCCCTTTCCCGTACTAAAACTGAATGGGAAACTTTTGTCAAATCTCTTTATCAAAGCTGGAACAATAATTGGGCGAATCCTGGTTAATCATGTAACATTTTTCCACCTATTTTTAGGAATTGACTGCTTTGGAGTTGATATTCTTAAAAGAGACGCAGCGACTAGACCACCCTATAGAAATATGAATTTGGAGTGGAAATGTGAAAAATACCAAAATAGTCAACAAATTAATATTATGGTTTTTGATAATCGCCTTGTTACCGCTAACAAAAGTCACTTGCTTAAATTATTACATTGCCAGTAGCTCTCAGAAAAAAGAATCTGAAAATAATTTGATTGCGATGGCAGATAACAAAGCAAAATGGCTAGAAAACTATATTAATGAACGTAAAAATAATGCCACAGCTATTACACAAATTCCTAATATCATTGATGCTGTAGAAAAATATCAACGGGTGTTTGAAAGATTTGGGATTAATTCTCAAGCATATGAAGAAGTAGATGCAGAGTATAAAACCTTTATCGGTAATTATTTAGAAATATTTGGTTATTCTGACATTTTTTTAATATCTCAGGCTGGAGATGCTATTTTTTCAGTAAAACGTGATCCAGAATTTGGTTCAAACTTTTATACAGGAACCTACAAAGATTATGAGCTTGCGAAAGTTTTTGACCGCGCCAAAACATTAATGCAAGTTGAAATATCTAATTTTGGCTATCATTTAGATCCTAGAGAACCCGTAGCTTTTATTGCTGCTCCCATATTTAAAGGTGAGATTATTATTGGTGTATTAGTATTAAAACTAAATAATCAAGAATTTAATAAAGTCGTTAATAATTATATTGGTTTGGGTAAAACTGGTGAAACAATTGTAGTTTCACAAATTGATGAAACCATAGTATTTACCTCACCAACACGTCATGATCCCAATGCTGCTTTTAACAGAACTATTAACGTTAATCAGCAGAAATCATACCCACTTAATCAAGCATCTCAGGGGATGAAAGGCTTTGGTATTACCCTTGATTATCGAGGTCAAAAAACTATTGCCGCCTGGAGGTATTTACCTTCCTTAAATAGTGGGCTATTAGTTAAAATGGATACAGCAGAAGCTTTTGCTTCTTTAAATACATTGCGAAATATTATTATTATTTTAATTATAATTACACTGATTTTAGTAATATTTGCAGCTATTGTAGTTGCCAAATCAATTTCTAAGCCAGTTATAGAACTTACTGATGTTGTCAAACAATTGGCGAAAGGAAATTTTTATCAAAAAGCACAAGTCATTACCAATGATGAAATTGGTCAATTGGCAAAATCATTTAACTATATGGCTGAAAATCTGGAAGAGTCTTTTGAAACTATCAAATTGAGAGAGTTAGAATTGGCTGCTGCTAACGAAAAATTGGCAGTGCTTTTAACAGACTTAGAACAAAAAGCTCAACAACTAGCTACTCAACTAATACAGAGCGAAAAAATGTCTAGTTTAGGTCAGTTAGTTGCAGGTGTAGCACATGAAATTAACAACCCAGTCAGTTTTATTTATGGTAATATTTATCCAGCCAAGCAATACATTCAAGATTTACTAAAAGTTATCCAAATTTATCAACAGTCTTATCCGCATCCAATTGCAGAAATTCAACAAATATCAAAAGATATTGACCTAGATTTTGTAGTCATAGACCTCCCTAAGTTAATCACATCTATAGAAATGGGAGCTAAAAGAATCACAGAAATTGTCCTATCTTTACGCAATTTTTCCCGTTTGGATGAGGCAGAAATCAAACCTGTGAATATCCATGAGGGTATTGATAGTACCCTGATGATTTTAGCAAATCGTCTCAAAGCTAACTTTGAACGTCCAGAAATCGCAGTGATTAAAGTATATGGCAATTTACCATTGGTAAATTGCTATGCGGGACAACTTAATCAGGTATTTATGAATATTTTGGTTAATGCAATTGATGCTTTAGAAGAAGCTATGACCAGCAATAATTTTACTAGAGAACCCAAAATTTTTATTCGTACTGAACTGACTAAGGATAATCAAGTATATATTAGTATTTCTGATAATGGTATTGGTATTCCTGAACATATTCAAAATAAATTATTTGATCCTTTTTTTACTACCAAGCCTATAGGAAAAGGTACAGGTTTAGGTTTATCGATTAGCTACGAAGTTATTACTGAAAGACATAAGGGAAAATTACAGTGTATTTCTGCCCACAATCACGGAACAAAATTTTTGATTTCATTTCCTTTACATCAAGGGTCAAAAAAAATAACCTCCTAAAATATAAAATTGTTGGATCTATTTATACCATTATCAAAGAGGTTGAATTTTGCTCTTCTTGATTAATTAAATCATTGACAATAGAGAGAAATTCATGCTCTAAATAAGGCTTAGTTAAGTAAGCATTTGCACCCAGTTCTTGGGCAAGCTGACGATGTTTTTCGGCACTGCGGGAAGTGAGAATTACTATGGGTATATTGACGAAATGAGGGTTTTGGCGGAGATTACTTAACAATTCAAAACCATTCATTCGCGGCATTTCTAAGTCGGAGATAATCACCTGAATTTCTCCATGGCGTTGCAACTGTTCTAGAGCTTCTACACCATGTTGTGCTTGTATGACTTGATACCCTGATTTTTGCAGCGTTAGAGACAGGGTTTGCCTGAGACTAATGGCATCATCCACAACTAAAATCACTTTGGGAGATTGATGATTTGGCTTGTGAGAATGATTTGGTAGTGCTTCTACAGTACTTGTGGGGGCAGAAGCATTCAATAAGGGCATATTTGGGGCAGTATACCCGGACATTGCTAAAGCTTTTTGCTCTGAAGGATCAGCTGTTGGTAGTGCGGCAATATCCAGCTTAATTGGGCTTTCTTTCGACTCCAGGAGTAATATAGCATCAATTACTAAGATCAGATTACCGTTGGCTAAACTACTACAACCATAAACATATTTTGGCGGAGCGATCGCACTTCCTAAAGGTCTAATTACTAATTCTTGTTCACCAATTATTTGGTCAACTTCTATACCGAAAACTCTTTGATTTCGCCGTAGTAGCAGTACAGGATTCTTCATCACTCCTGGTTCATGAGTAATTGATGCAGTGTCTAGTAAACTCGCACCATTAAATAATGAACCTTGATAGTCAATCAACTCAGAAAATTGATGCAAGCTGATCATAGTTTCATGATCATCTATATTCAAATGTAAAACTCTTTTGCCTTCAAACTCCTTGACGTGCTGATTGGATGGAATCAATATTTTTTCGATACTGTCCAGAAGAAGAGCATAAACAACCCCTCCCGTCTGGACTAACATTAATTTATCTGTAGTCATAGAAAAAGGTATTTTGAGGATAAAAGTTGTACCCTGACCAGGCAAAGATTGAACTGAAATAGAGCCTTTAAGTGCTTGTAACTGAGAACGCACAATATCTAACCCCATACCACGTCCAGAAATTTCATTTACCTGATCCGCAGTGGATAATCCCGGAAAAAACATCAAATCTAACAATTCGGCTTGATCCGATTCAGAAAAATAGCCTCTAGGGTCATTTTCAGCTATAAAATTAAGTTCAATAGCTTTTTTGCGAATACTCTCAAAATTTAATCCCTGTCCATCATCCCGGACTTCAATAACAGTTTGACTACCCTGATGATAGGCACAAATTTCAATTAATCCTGACTCTGGTTTACCACGTTCTTGACGAACTTCTGGAGATTCTATACCGTGGTCAAAAGCATTACGGACTAAGTGCAGCAAGGGTTCGTAAAGTTTTTCAGCAATGGCTTTATCAACCAAGACTTCCGTACCTGTGAGTTTCAATTCCACCAGTTTGTTATAGACACTACCTAGTTTTTGCACCAACTGGGGTAAACGATTGAAAACATTCCCCAGAGGTGATAACCGCGCTTCTACTAAATTATCTATGATACTAAACGCTAAATTCTGTTTTTGATCACTAATTTGAGTAGCTTGTCTGAGCAATAAATCCAGAGATTCTGTAGTTTCTTGTAATTGCATAACTTCTTCCATCGCTTCATGCAACGACAGATGAAATTCTGTATATACATCCATTTCCAAAGCATCAAATTTCACAGAGGAAAAATTTTGTGTCGGTTGGGATGTGAAATTTTGCATCTGCAAAGGTAAATCTCTTAATTGATTTAAAGTTGCTTGGTGTCTGTTAAATCGCTGTAATAGTTGTTCAAATATTTCTTGAATTTTTTCATCATATAACGTCCGCCGTTTTTGATGGATTAGTAATTCCCCGGCTAGATAATTAAGGTGTTGCAGTTTATCTACATCTACACGAATGAATGTCGGTTTGCGATAGGTTTTAGTTTCTGGTGACTGGGATTTATCTGCTTGTATTTGTTCGTTGTTTTGGATAGGTACATCAGCAATAGCTTCAATATCTGTTTCGATAATATCTGCAACCACCTGCTCACTGACAGCTAATGATTGATTAACTTCCTGATCATCAGTAAGATTTGGCTCAGATCCTCCTCCCCATATTTCTTCTACCAAGCTATCGGTTATGGGTAATTTAGTATTTGATATTTCTTTGAAAATTAGCAATTGCCTTAATTTAGGACTGTCCAGCCAATTTTTTTCTTCGGTATTCACAGGGGAATACTTTTTATATTCTTTTGCTAATGTTCGGATTTGGTTTTGTAATGTTTGGACTAGAATAATATAGCTATCAGATTGGTCAGATATATATTGAAATTTAGCAACTGCTAGCAGGATGATTAAAATTATCCCGTGGCGATAAAGACAAAGACTATGGCTATCTTCTTCATCTTGGACAAAATCCAAAAAAT comes from the Nodularia sp. NIES-3585 genome and includes:
- a CDS encoding ABC transporter ATP-binding protein, whose product is MTQTVTQNHQKTTTSQPLDVELRHVFKFFNKEPAVHGVDLDIKQGEFFSILGPSGCGKTTILRLIAGFEMTDAGKVLIQGHLMSNVPAYRRPVNTVFQSYALFNHMNVWDNIAFGLRLHKKFSKSEIATRVKEALMLVKMESLRSRFPSQLSGGQQQRVALARALVNRPAVLLLDEPLGALDLKLRKNMQVELSNLHQDLGLTFIMVTHDQEEAMSLSDRIAVMNQGKIEQVGTPREIYEHPQTPFVADFIGDTNLFSGDITNVESSSIQIQTKTGLKITIARTPETPTELSQAVVVSVRPEKIQLSLYHPSVLTNCFEARLGNVMYLGTHVSYVVELTNGERINVLQPNTFGNLPDRDTPIYAWWTESDCIALLNP
- a CDS encoding PotD/PotF family extracellular solute-binding protein, whose amino-acid sequence is MANRRQFLQALTAVSSLSLASCGWRLGDVRSATNIDSDQLYIYTWTQYADQELLQAFTKQTGVKVLVDVYDSNEVMLAKLLAGGGGAYSLIYPSDYMVQKMQEQDILIKLNNQRLNGADKLFPQFQNPSYDLNNRYSIPFSWGTTGLIYNSEILKDAPDDWDYLWQNQEILNKRMTLLNDLREVMGAVLRMLGYSYNSTDKDEIKQAYEKLLELKPAIAAFNTDAWQNQMLAGDITLAMCYSVDAIKVIAENPQLKYVIPRSGSSIWTDAIVIPKTAPNIDGAYAWINFILQPEVSAKISQRLNIATPNSAGFEQLPNQIKNDRNLFPPAELLAKCERIIPLKDLEDIYERYWTQLTIN
- a CDS encoding ABC transporter permease is translated as MLKKNSPDEYISLEENPDINKLQPPQRSWLKPLVLLAPSGVWLLLLLVLPTFLILQLSFVPNIRPGEIVNPSGIDNYIRIVDPLYLQVIGRSLWLAIATTIICLILGLPVAYWIAQIAPQRWRNLLILGFVLPLWTSSLLRSYAWITILRPTGLLNSVLSNLGLPILELLNRIPAVLIGMSYSLLPYMVLILYASLEKLDKRLLEAAADLGANDIETFFKVTVPQIFPGITAGSILVLITALGDFINPELLGGASSMTAARLVYNQFLGVTQNWGFGSALSMTIILAVSIAIALLIKFGELRDNS
- the urtA gene encoding urea ABC transporter substrate-binding protein, giving the protein MNRKNIYFLLVFGLTIIISFLIYTQIQAAKKPIKVGILHSLSGTMAISEKSVVDATLLAIEEINAQGGVLGRKVQPIVVDGESNWQTFAQKAEELIVQEKVVTVFGCWTSASRKTVNPVFNNYNHLLIYPVQYEGLENSPNIVYTGAAPNQQIIPAVKWSFDNLGKRFFLVGSDYIFPRTANAIIKDQVTALQGEILGEEYILLGSKNVTEAVKKIKQTQPDIILNTINGDSNIYFFQALKNEGITADKIPTISFSLAEEELRNFSIKDMVGNYAVWNYFQSIDNPRNHEFIKKFQQRYGKNRVTSDPIEAAYFGVYLWAQAIQDAGTDNVNAIREHIKDQSFLAPEGIVYIDPDNQHTWKTVRVGKIQADGQFEIVWNSDKPIRPRPYPLSRTKTEWETFVKSLYQSWNNNWANPG
- a CDS encoding ATP-binding protein, which translates into the protein MKNTKIVNKLILWFLIIALLPLTKVTCLNYYIASSSQKKESENNLIAMADNKAKWLENYINERKNNATAITQIPNIIDAVEKYQRVFERFGINSQAYEEVDAEYKTFIGNYLEIFGYSDIFLISQAGDAIFSVKRDPEFGSNFYTGTYKDYELAKVFDRAKTLMQVEISNFGYHLDPREPVAFIAAPIFKGEIIIGVLVLKLNNQEFNKVVNNYIGLGKTGETIVVSQIDETIVFTSPTRHDPNAAFNRTINVNQQKSYPLNQASQGMKGFGITLDYRGQKTIAAWRYLPSLNSGLLVKMDTAEAFASLNTLRNIIIILIIITLILVIFAAIVVAKSISKPVIELTDVVKQLAKGNFYQKAQVITNDEIGQLAKSFNYMAENLEESFETIKLRELELAAANEKLAVLLTDLEQKAQQLATQLIQSEKMSSLGQLVAGVAHEINNPVSFIYGNIYPAKQYIQDLLKVIQIYQQSYPHPIAEIQQISKDIDLDFVVIDLPKLITSIEMGAKRITEIVLSLRNFSRLDEAEIKPVNIHEGIDSTLMILANRLKANFERPEIAVIKVYGNLPLVNCYAGQLNQVFMNILVNAIDALEEAMTSNNFTREPKIFIRTELTKDNQVYISISDNGIGIPEHIQNKLFDPFFTTKPIGKGTGLGLSISYEVITERHKGKLQCISAHNHGTKFLISFPLHQGSKKITS
- a CDS encoding response regulator, producing the protein MITDAEIREQGYVYFLAEAPDLLQIIEQELFSLLEEFSIAKVHNLMRATHTLKGGSANVGLEIIKMISHSLEDVFKALYNPNVVIDAELQTLLFQAYECLNLAITTELTDSTINNEELLQRATLVFAQLQEKLGEAYGNETHIPTSEELGFDIVQSIFETGVKQRLESIAEALNNPPNDQDLQGFLGSQAEVFLGLAESLNLPGLQEISRTIIAALQANPEQIYQIAELALRDLQQAQKDVLAGDRICGGVLSPEWQKLTTVVDEELSGSTGNFLNNAEQFYDFLTASGNTKNEQIKPTTAKLYLKVIYYIFGWFNHQMQIPKQELELSLLIPKLEKNNQINYITNWLTDFLDFVQDEEDSHSLCLYRHGIILIILLAVAKFQYISDQSDSYIILVQTLQNQIRTLAKEYKKYSPVNTEEKNWLDSPKLRQLLIFKEISNTKLPITDSLVEEIWGGGSEPNLTDDQEVNQSLAVSEQVVADIIETDIEAIADVPIQNNEQIQADKSQSPETKTYRKPTFIRVDVDKLQHLNYLAGELLIHQKRRTLYDEKIQEIFEQLLQRFNRHQATLNQLRDLPLQMQNFTSQPTQNFSSVKFDALEMDVYTEFHLSLHEAMEEVMQLQETTESLDLLLRQATQISDQKQNLAFSIIDNLVEARLSPLGNVFNRLPQLVQKLGSVYNKLVELKLTGTEVLVDKAIAEKLYEPLLHLVRNAFDHGIESPEVRQERGKPESGLIEICAYHQGSQTVIEVRDDGQGLNFESIRKKAIELNFIAENDPRGYFSESDQAELLDLMFFPGLSTADQVNEISGRGMGLDIVRSQLQALKGSISVQSLPGQGTTFILKIPFSMTTDKLMLVQTGGVVYALLLDSIEKILIPSNQHVKEFEGKRVLHLNIDDHETMISLHQFSELIDYQGSLFNGASLLDTASITHEPGVMKNPVLLLRRNQRVFGIEVDQIIGEQELVIRPLGSAIAPPKYVYGCSSLANGNLILVIDAILLLESKESPIKLDIAALPTADPSEQKALAMSGYTAPNMPLLNASAPTSTVEALPNHSHKPNHQSPKVILVVDDAISLRQTLSLTLQKSGYQVIQAQHGVEALEQLQRHGEIQVIISDLEMPRMNGFELLSNLRQNPHFVNIPIVILTSRSAEKHRQLAQELGANAYLTKPYLEHEFLSIVNDLINQEEQNSTSLIMV